One genomic region from Nymphaea colorata isolate Beijing-Zhang1983 chromosome 12, ASM883128v2, whole genome shotgun sequence encodes:
- the LOC116265498 gene encoding glucan endo-1,3-beta-glucosidase 13-like, with translation MLKASRRIGFLFFFSIMDRQGSVLQQIWISHGGTINRILILHCFFFMASLVVDGSAEMKAESVNPIPTLSPPEGNNTFLQGTSWCVARAGVSTVDLQNALDWACGLGMADCSPLQPGSNCYQPDSLVSHASYAFNSYYQQNGNSPISCNFGGTATITTKNPSYGTCVYPSAGSVASEGTTKFVGNPHGLFIYLFGFHYFLLLLFEVMLI, from the exons ATGCTCAAGGCTTCACGACGTATCggtttcctcttctttttttccattatgGATAGGCAAGGCTCGGTACTACAGCAAATCTGGATCAGCCATGGCGGAACGATCAACAGGATCTTGATACTGCATTGTTTCTTCTTCATGG CCTCTTTGGTCGTAGATGGGAGTGCGGAGATGAAAGCGGAGTCGGTGAATCCGATCCCAACACTGTCTCCACCTGAAGGGAACAACACATTTCTGCAGGGGACAAGTTGGTGTGTGGCGCGGGCCGGAGTTTCAACGGTTGATCTACAGAACGCTCTTGATTGGGCGTGCGGGCTGGGCATGGCCGATTGCTCCCCGCTGCAACCCGGCAGCAACTGCTACCAGCCAGACTCCCTCGTCTCTCATGCGTCCTATGCTTTCAACAGCTACTACCAGCAAAACGGGAACTCCCCAATTTCCTGCAACTTTGGTGGAACTGCAACCATAACTACCAAGAACCCAA GTTATGGAACGTGTGTTTACCCATCGGCAGG GTCCGTAGCCTCCGAAGGGACGACGAAGTTTGTGGGAAACCCTCATGGGCtctttatttatctttttgggTTTCATTATTTTCTATTGCTTTTGTTTGAAGTGATGTTGATCTGA